The sequence GTGTCGACCGAGGCGGGATCTTGCTTATACGACTGGTACAACTGGTCGATATAAGCCGCATCGGAGTTGGCTACATATGAATACTGGTCCATGATTGGTTGCAACGCGCTGTTTAACCGACAAAGGTAAGGTAAAGCCTATGAATGGGTGGACACAACACTTGTTTTTATCCAACTTACGCCGGGCGTAGTGGCGTTTTTATGGATACAACCCTATTTAAGTGGAATTAGTTAGTAAGTGGCCCGCCGTTATGGGCGATTCCTGCAATGACCGCGCCGGGTTAAACGTTAACGGTTTTGAGGCAATCGGGTAACGCTGGTAACGCTTTCGCACTGAGCCGGTTTGTCAGGTTAACCTAGCCGTTAGGTAGATAAACTAAGCGAATAGTGCGGAATAGAAACGTTATTCTGGCCGAAATTTGGCGTACTTAGCCGCTGTTCGTCCGACTATATGAAACAACTCTTCGCGCTGCTGTTGCTGCTTTACTCGACAACAGGCTGTGAGCCGTTCAACCTGGAACGCAAAAACTTTGCTGATTGCAAGGCACCCTCGGCCACGGTGGCCACCACGGTCAATCGGCTTCAGGTCAACGCCACGCTGACCAATCCCAACCAGGAGTTTCGTACAATCGAGTGGGATTTTGGCGATGGGCGCAGCCTGCCGCAGGTGGGTACCAAAGCCGCCTATCTCTACGACCGCCCCGGCACCTACACCGTACGCGCCAAACTCACTACCGTGTGCAGCCAGACTACGACCGCGTCGCGTACGGTCAGCGTTACTGAATAAGGCGCTTGCCTGCCCCGAAACCGGCTGGCAACGTACCCACAACTCTATTCCCACGAATTGCTTCTTACTATGCCATCATCCTTACTACACTCGGGCATGTTGCTAGTTGCCGGCTGGCTGATCGCGCTGGGCGCGTCGGCGCAGGGCCGGGTCAGCAATGTTCGCATGCGCGCGCTCAACCAGCAGTCGATCGAGGTGTTGTACGATCTGCGAAACAGCCAGCCCACCGATTCGGTCTATATGCGGCTGCAACGCCGGAACGGCAAACTGATCGTGCCCAGCCGGGCGTATGTCAGCGGCGACACGGGCATGCGCCAGACCGACGGGCGCGACCGGCGCATTGTCTGGAACCTGCGCCGCAACGGCTACACCCTGCGCGAAGAACTGCGGGCGCTGGTGTTTGTGAAGCAACTGGGCCTGCAGGGTAATCCTATAATCGCCGATGTGCCTGAGAAGCGCTCGAAGGAATCACGCCGCCGCGCCGCCGAACCCGATACGGCGTCGGTCGCCACCCGCCCGTATCGCGGCCCCGGCTGGGCGTTGTTGTCGGCACTGGCGCCGGGAATTGGCAATATCTTTGTGCAGACGCCCCGGCCCAAGGTGGGGCTGCGGCCGCTGGTAACGGTAGCCGCCTATGGCCTGCTGATCTACGGCGCCGGGCAACAGGGCGAGGCCGCTCAGGCCTACGAAAACTACACTCTGTCGGGCAGCAACGACGTGGGTGAGCCTTTTTATCAGCAAGCCAACACCGCCCATCAGCGTTACTACATTGCCACACGGGCCGCCGCCGCGATCTGGGTAGCTGATATTGCGCTCACGGTACTGCGAGGGATCAAAAATCAGCGGCCCGACAAGCGTGGTCAGGCGGTGAGCGTCAATCTGTCGTATCAGGCCAACGTACCTGTTGCCGTTGTGCGTTATTCTTTTTAGCCATCATGCGTACGCTATTTTCTATAAGCTGCTTTTTGCTCACCACCGCTGTGGCCGTGGGGCAGAAAGCACCCATTGTTTCGTCGGCCAGCAACTGGGCTGTGCTGGTCATTACACCTGCCGATACCGTTGCGAAAGCCGGTAACGAAGCCGTGGCATCCGGTAAAACGAAAGCCACTAAGGCCACCCGCAGCAAGGCCAAGGCCACCGCACCATCGCCCGCCCCAGCCGTTACCAGTACGTCGCCTGAACCGACAAGGGTTGCTGAGGCACCTGCGCCCGAGAAAGCCCCCGCCGAACGTACCCCGGATCGGCTCCCGCTGCCCAAACCGTCTACGGCCCCCAAAGGCACGTCGCGGTCGTTTCTGGAAACGTTTGCCGACAACCATAATGGCTGGCTGACGGGCCGCCGCAACGGGTTTGAACTCGAATTGGCCGACGATAACAGTTACTACATTCGGAGTCAGCGCCCCGTCGATAACGGGCAGAGTCTGGCGCGCCCCGGCCGCAGCTACATCAAACTCCCCGACAACCTGAACCTCAACCGGGCCGACACCTTCACGGTATCGGTGGAAATGGTGATGCCACCGGGTATTGCGCCCGACGCGGGGCTGCTTATCGGCGTGAAAGACACGAGCAATTACTGTCAGTTTCGGCTGCTCGATAAAAACAAAGTGGCCCTATACACCCGCGTCAACGGCACATCGCAGGCGGGCTACATGGCGGGGAAACCCACGCTGGCCAAAGTACCCATCGATGTCAAACGCAACACGCTGACCATCCGCCGAACGGGCGATCAACTGCACTTCTACATCAACGGTCGCGAGGTGGAAGACAGCCCCCATCCATACCGGCCCTTCAAAGGCAATGGTATCGGATTCATCAGCTACGCCAACGCCGTAAAATTCCAGTACCTGACCGTGCAGTTAGGGAAGTAAGCGTATGCAACGCTTACCATCCAACGACCTATGGCTACTCCCTGATCCGGTCGCCGTTGCGGTCGATGTCGTAGCTGTTACCGTTGATGCTGACGCGTGCCCGCCCGTCGTTGTAGACCTCGATCGCGTCGTAAACGGGGAGGACCATCCAGCGGCCTTTGCGCCACAGGCCCCACTGTCCATCTTTTTTGGCGGGCCGTTCGCCATACTGCCCTACGTCGTTCAGTAATTCGTCGTACGGTTGATCACGGGGCGATGTTGTTGCCCGCGCCGATTCGTTGGACCGGGCATCCGGCGACGCAGGGGGGGTAGTGGAGGTTGTACGGCGTTTTTTCTTCCGACGGCTGATGCCCTCAGTCGGCTGGGTACGTTCCGAACGAGCTACCGTATCGACCTGATCCGTCGTCGTTTGATTGTCATTGGGTGACGATTTGCCGCTTTTAATCAGGAAAATGACAAAGCCAATGAGCCCGCCCGCAATGAGCAGGGCGAAAAGCATGTCGCGCAGGCCCGTGGAAGGCGCTGGCTTGGGGACGGTCGCTACCGGAGGGGGGGGCGTCGGTAAAGGAGTCGTAGGAGCGACCGTCGGTTGAGTGGGTTTGTTTTCCCACCAGACAAGGTGGCGCCAATCGGTCGACGTGAGTTTGTCGCGCAGGGTGGGGCCAGTTGGCTCGGTTTCCGACGCGTAGAAATTGTCGCGCAGGTAGGCCAGTACGGCTTCGGCCAGTTTGGCTTCGTCGTAATCGATGGTGCGAAACAGCGTGCGAATCACCGCGGCCGGGATATGCTCCTTGTAATCGTCTAAGCTGTGGCGCACCTTCTGGCGCATTGCCTCGGCCGCATCAGGCGCCGGGGGAATAGGGGGCGCCGGTGGCGGTATAGGCTGGGCTGGCGCAACGGGCTGAGCCGGTTGCGGCGTTGGCTCGGCATCGGGAAGCTGGGCCAGAATGCGCGGCACCCACTGCTCGGTCACAAACGACCGCGATAGCCCTAATCGCTCGGCTTCGAGGGCAAAGCCGCCAATCTGCACGTCGGACAGCCGTTTTTGGGTGTCGACGGCGATTTTTCGGATGACGGCCTGCAACTCCAGAATCTTGCTGAACTGGGCATTGAGCGGACGGGCCACGTCGTCGACAAGCCGTAAAAAATCGGTGATACCCAATTCGCGTGCTTCGGTGGGCAGTCCGGTCCGGTTCCATTGCCAATCGGCGATGTTGCCTTCGTGTAAAACCAGTTCGTTCTTGATGCGTTCGCGTAATTCGTCCAGCGACATAGGTATAATGGGGCCGTCAAGCGGAGGCAATCGGGTCGCCTGGCCGTTTGGGTACGAAGGTAACGCGCAATCGGGCGTTTTGCCGTGAATCGAAGGCCGCATTGCGCGAGAATGTGCCTATTTGGCTGGAAAACAGCGCTGGGTACAAGTACGGTTAATCGGACCCGCAACGAATAGGTTGTACCTGCGGGAATTCGATTAGTTAGTAGACGGTAGCAGCGATCAGGAACCGATTGCTGGAGGTGATAGTTAACTCGGTTGACGATTTATACGCACTGCATGAAACAACGGCTACTGATTTGGTTGTTGCTTGCCCCACTTTCTTCAGTTGGACAGACTACCGATACCCTTCAACGTACGCCTCAACTCGACGCGTCGGACCTGGCCAAGCGCTGGTTTGGCATTAAACTCGTTCCCGGTAACGATTCGACGTTGTCGAAACCCCAATGGGCGGTGTTGCCCTCGCTCAACTACCAGCCAGCTACCGGCGTGGCCGTCGGCGGCATTCTGACGACCTCCTTTTACCCGGCTCAGACACCACGTACCCGGCTCTCGACGGCCCATTTGTATGCGGGTTATTCGCAATTTAATCAGGTGCTGGTAACGGCTATCAGCAACCTCTGGACGCGCGGTCATCGGTTCAATATTCAGGGCGATTGGCGTTTTTACAATTTCCCGACGACTACCTACGGCTTGGGCAACCAAACCCAGCTGGCCGACGCCAGTGATCTGGATTACAACCACATCCGGTTCTACCAGATGGCCTACCGGGCCATTGCCCGCGATTACATGATCGGGGTCGGCTACCTGCTCGATTACCATTTCGACATACAGAATACCAGCCTCAACGGTCAACTCACGGATTATGATCGCTACGGTCGCCAGGTACGTTCCACCTCGTCGGGGCTGGCCGTGGGGGTGTTGCGTGACCGCCGCGACAACCTGAACAACCCCACCGGCGGCTCTTATTTTCTGGCGCAGTATCGGCACTACGATACGTGGCTGGGGAGCAATGTCGATTACGACGCCATCTGGCTCGACTACCGCCGCTATGTGCCGCTGGGTGGCCGACTGGAAAAGCAACTGGCTTTCTGGGGCTTCAACTGGACGACGTTT comes from Fibrella aestuarina BUZ 2 and encodes:
- a CDS encoding PKD domain-containing protein, with the translated sequence MKQLFALLLLLYSTTGCEPFNLERKNFADCKAPSATVATTVNRLQVNATLTNPNQEFRTIEWDFGDGRSLPQVGTKAAYLYDRPGTYTVRAKLTTVCSQTTTASRTVSVTE
- a CDS encoding WG repeat-containing protein, with product MSLDELRERIKNELVLHEGNIADWQWNRTGLPTEARELGITDFLRLVDDVARPLNAQFSKILELQAVIRKIAVDTQKRLSDVQIGGFALEAERLGLSRSFVTEQWVPRILAQLPDAEPTPQPAQPVAPAQPIPPPAPPIPPAPDAAEAMRQKVRHSLDDYKEHIPAAVIRTLFRTIDYDEAKLAEAVLAYLRDNFYASETEPTGPTLRDKLTSTDWRHLVWWENKPTQPTVAPTTPLPTPPPPVATVPKPAPSTGLRDMLFALLIAGGLIGFVIFLIKSGKSSPNDNQTTTDQVDTVARSERTQPTEGISRRKKKRRTTSTTPPASPDARSNESARATTSPRDQPYDELLNDVGQYGERPAKKDGQWGLWRKGRWMVLPVYDAIEVYNDGRARVSINGNSYDIDRNGDRIRE
- a CDS encoding BamA/TamA family outer membrane protein, whose product is MKQRLLIWLLLAPLSSVGQTTDTLQRTPQLDASDLAKRWFGIKLVPGNDSTLSKPQWAVLPSLNYQPATGVAVGGILTTSFYPAQTPRTRLSTAHLYAGYSQFNQVLVTAISNLWTRGHRFNIQGDWRFYNFPTTTYGLGNQTQLADASDLDYNHIRFYQMAYRAIARDYMIGVGYLLDYHFDIQNTSLNGQLTDYDRYGRQVRSTSSGLAVGVLRDRRDNLNNPTGGSYFLAQYRHYDTWLGSNVDYDAIWLDYRRYVPLGGRLEKQLAFWGFNWTTFGNGVPYLDLPSTGWDTYNNSGRGYAMGRFRGPALVYVEAEYRTELTANGLLGAVLFANAQTVHNWLGDPLKTTQETAALHTTKIWPGVGGGLRVKVNKNARTNLAIDYGFGAGGSHGLYFNLNEVF